DNA sequence from the Euwallacea fornicatus isolate EFF26 chromosome 2, ASM4011564v1, whole genome shotgun sequence genome:
aaaaaatgtctattgACTGAAGGTGCAAAGTACGAAACGTGTCTAGTGGTGGGGACATTCCAATCATCTAAAAATCATTGATCTCCAATTAattatctattaaaaaaaaaaactggtatGTCACTCCAACGTTACTTTATCCATGGGCGCTTGCGAGTCTACACCTTCCAGGAAGTTTAACTACGTTGGTTTTTTGATTTCGAACGTTGGTACCCAAGTTTCTTCGATACGCACATGAGCACTGGCCACCCACTCGGTCGATTCGGCGGAATAAGTCGTAAAGTAGCATTGTAAGAAAACCCCAGATTTGCAGCAGGTTCCATACCTAGACCGTCCTGTATCTCGGCACCATCAAAAGAACCATGCATCTACCGCTACAAACCAAAAATCCATCTGAGATTAAGATCAAACGCTGATGGCAACCAGAATGGTTCATTTACAAATCTCGTGATCTTTTACAAGTGTAAGAAGGCACCGATCGACGATTTGTTTGGCACGTATTAGCTGGAACCTTAATATATTGTGACATTAATAATGTGTCATTAATATGCATACAATGTAACATATAAACACGAGGATGATAAGATTAACAGTAGCAAAATATGCACCGTGTTCCTCGGCTTCGTTACCGATGGTTCTTGTCTTCTACCTGGGTCTGAGCGGCGCCAGTTAAACACACCTCTGGTTCTTTGGTTCGGCCGCCACCCGGGGGCTCGCCACCTTTCTCCGATTATTTTGACGTCTGACTGGCGGCTAGTCGAAGGAATCTAACATAAATCGAACTCGACCGCAAAGGTAGTAATTTGTAATGTAAAGCAGAATGATAGTTTGGTCAAACTAAGAAAACCGGAGCAGGTTCATTGTCAACGATTTAACCCCATCAGCTAACGAGCCCATTAGGTGATAGGGAGAGAACCACCACTGAAACGAAGGATCCATTAACGTACGCGCAAAATTCTTGGCATTTTCTCCTGATACTTTATCGCAAATGATATTCTGCAGTTTCGATGATTCTCTCATTGCTTACGTCAACACCTCAGTATCGAAACTTCTCGTGCCGTATTGCGAGGTCCATACTCCCGCTTTATCTTCACAATGAGGAGTACCGATCTTCCACGGCTCCATCATCAAAAACCCGCCCGTGCGTTAAAGTGGTACCAGAtgaattgtacaattttttctaattggTTCTTGATATGAAAAACTTCCAAAAGGTAGATTCACAGTTACTTCATAAACATTCAGAATTGCACGTCACTGGATTTCATGGAAAGAATCGCATTGGCGTAATTAGGAATCTAACGCAAGTGTGAATTAATATGACCGAGTTCAAGtggactttaaaatttttttcatgaaaaaaaaatcgcacatATTCTTTGTAAAAATAACTAGAATGTCCCCTCTGACTATTCCTTCTTCATGATGTCATGTCGCCTTTATGATGGATAATGCTGATATCATCTCTcgcaaaattatatttagtcTTCGTCATGTGGTGGTGCCTATAATTAACGCAAaacttatacagggcgtcccagaAACCATGGGACACACGAGTATTTAGCGTtagagtttcaaaaaataaatcgtttCTTGGGGCATTtgatatttctcaaaatttcagCCATTTTGTAGAGGTGGGACCAATATCTAGCTGCTTTTAGAAAACCGTGGCTGATAAGCCGTCGATAACGTCATTTTGCGGGACGGAAATCTCGACCACATGACTTGGCCCCTGTCCAAGGTGATGAGTGAATTTTATCCAAATGTCCTTTTTCTAGCTCATTTGAAATCTCGAAATTCTTTGATATGTTTCGGATTGAGCGTGAGCACTACTTTTTTCCCAGCAGTCCGCTTCTCTGTCATTCCGGCAAAACTGAATGGGGGACGGTACTTGAACTTCTTCAGAAACGACCTCTAAGTTTTGGCAAATGTTTCTCTAGCCTGAagacaattttcataatttgtgcAAGATGGAACTGCTGCTCATTACCCTATATGTTCGTGTCGGGGAGTTCCTGGACATGAATTTTGCTCAGCGACGGTTCCGCGGAGCAGAAAATATGTGTGGCCCCCACGAAGTCCAGATTTAAAaccatcgtttttttttttaatcattattaaataaaaattggtacTTAACGGCCGAAAGGAGTTGTTGACATGATACAAGATGTAAGAAAACAACGTCGACACTTATGTAAATGCTATAAAGCAAACAGTTGCATTACTCTATCTTTTACCCTCCAGAACTTAATATTCATTTGTACCATTGTTCCTGCAATGccgcatttaaaatattacaagaaaaacaCTAGGTATGTGTTTAATTCAAGAGAGAAAGCCCAGAACAGGGCATACGAGAGGACCAAAGAGAAATGATACTTTGTTCAGAGAGATTTATGTACAGGGTTGGAGACACATATGCGCATAAAAGCTTAAAAGTCGTAAAGTCCTCTTTAAGTCATGTCTGTCTATATGAATTTGTCggtttaaaattccaaaaaatgaaactggatggaattttttcccgtaatttcgtaattttctcGAGGTTTTCACGAGTGCAAGAAGCAATGACATTTCGTGCCGAATTCAATTGAGAACCCCGGCGATCTTGTGGTCGGCCGAGGTGCCTGAGGCCTCGTGACTAAGGTGCGTGCATGGTTTGCGTGACGACCTGGGGCGCAACGGCCTGTGGCGCCGCATTGGGGTCGATGCCGATGCACGTCATGTTCCTCGAGATCCATTCCATCACCAACAAAAGGGATCCGCTCTTTTTCGACAGTTTCAGAGAATGTCCGACGCATGTAATCACATTAGATGGGCCGCAGGTTCGGGTTTTGCACCTGCGAGGAAAGAGAGGTACAATCCTGATCGCcatcaaaatcgaaaaatcgcCCTCGATGGACTACGTGTTGGATGCTAATGTTGaattaatgcaaaaatatttcccgaTAGCTGGGGATTCTTCGTAAAACCTCTAGAATTAGCGTCATCTTTCAGTTTTACGCTGACCAGGCTTCTTGCCGAGAAAAATTACGACAATATACTTAGTTGATTAGAAATTACATCACCCGGAATGTAATTACCGAACGCGGCCGTGTAATTCATTGACAGCGTCATGTTCAGGTTAGTAAAAAACcgaaagaaagagaaaaaaagagataaaCTCTTCATCGCACTTTTAAGCATGAAAGGTTAAGGATGACACGATACCAGGAGTACGCGAGTGTAGAAATTGCCTCCAATAATCGACTACAAGATTGTGCCACATATGGGCTTGTCAATGTCGACAAGAGCGATGACCACACATCCACTCGTTCAGAAGTTACAAGCTTATACAAGTCCACCAAAGTTATCATTCCTGAACGCGGCCACGTATCTGATATATAATGTCACGTACAGGAACTACACACTCGGTGTGGATGCGCTCTGAGTGCCTTAGCTTTTATGAGTAGAAAGCAGCAAATTTGAACAACTTTACCGAATGAACACCAACAAGATTAAGATATATTTACGGTAGATGACGTGTTTAATGAACTCTACAATGTCGATGATTTGCGCGGGCTTGGctgttaattttgaaaattccttttaaGACTATTTCCAAAAGACGTTTAGAAGTTACTTCCGCTGACTTCTGTTCAGCTGCTGAGTATTAACTAAGTTAAAAACGTCTCAATTATTGATCGTCATCGATAAtgcacttattttttaaatagttacTAATATATGAATAatgtataatgaaaatggcaatgaatattttgaagataCTCCACAGAAACAAATTTTGGATATTCTTTGTTATccgaaaaaatatcacttcgaTCTACCTAGAGGCAGAGGCGCACGTGCACTTAATAAGTTCagttgcgattttttttatatgaagtaGTGAAGTTCAAGTTACGCCAATGGATTTCACCACAAAGATAGGTACTTAGTGGTGCTTACCGTTAGCAAAAAATGCAGTTAGATCTGTTTACCCCCGAACGCTGGATCCTGTGAAAATACAGTGCGCGTTCTTAAATATGTTATATTGAGATACCAcacgatatatatatatatatatatatatatatatatatatatatatatattggaATTAGAAGTGACGGAAAATTACTATAAACTCACTTGTTGAGAAATTATTACGAACTAGAGACACGCACGCCAAAGATATGATTTCCGAACGCGCAATGTATTTTCATAAGATTGCATTCAGAAATTATATACTAGGTGTGAGTGCGCTTCTAGGGCGTTAAATTTACCTTTTTCTGCAAAtgtaaaatacataattttgcatttaccGTCTAATCTGCCAATGTGGACGTTGCCATAACAACGATCACACGCCAAAATCGAATTAAATCGATGTTTTAGACAGCGGCATGCAAACACATATAAAGTACCCACTTACCTTTTTTATTGACTAAATGTAtaagtttaattgaatttcaggTAGGTCCCTACACCTGtaaatgatttttaacatTGAAAAACTCAGTAGATGTTTTACGGACTTAGACTGATTTATGATACTTTTTGAGTTTTACGAGTAATCATTCCACTAGAATGAGCACAAATTAATGCACTGAGCCCTTGCATATTGTCGTTAATGATGAGCTTCACACACGCACACCAGGGGTACAACTTCTTGACGCTATCGCATAGGTACCAGCTGAACTGAACTCTCTCTCTCCCATCGAAAAATCCGTGCAAAATGGAAACATGATGTTCTCATTATACACAATATTAATGGCGCCCACTGAGGTGTCGACAGGTAAGATGATCTTATGAATAAAGTGTAAAGGCCCGGTACCACTACCAAAGATTTTCGCCGAGTCACtctgtttaatgaatttttaactgaCCCAAAGATGACTTGGCAGCAAGCCCAGTAGCTACTTTTCTTatctacataaaataaatgactTGGCGCTGAGTTAAATCTATACGTTTTTTAGTGCTGATGGTACCAGGGGAGGAACCATGATGAAGTCGacaaaatgataataataggAAGTGAAATTAGTCGATGTGTAAGTAGAATTCGTTACAATGAATGGGTTCAGGGCCGCTGGACAGTTGGTgaacaataaacattttgataGAACTATAAATTGTACTTTGTATAAATCGGATAGTTCGGGAATTACAGCTCTTTTGAACTCCCAACATAGAAAATGCATAATGTAGAAAATCCCATTTCATACGTGGTTAAGTTTGTGTAGTCGCAGATACCCTCTCCTAATCAGCGTGTTGATTAATTGAGTTTTAACAAGACGTTAACCACCGTATAATGAACGATTATACCCCTTGAACACCCATCGCCAATGATTCCTTCACTTCCCAAAAGCAATAGTCACTCTTCATCAATTTATCAATAGAATTTCAACCCGAATTCGTCAGAGGATGAACAGGTAATACCGCATTCTTCTTCTGAtgtcttaatttttaacgtgACCACTTGTAAAATTGTAAATGAAAAACGatgataaaaaatgtgaaaatctaaaaaatacaGGAATAACAATATTCTTtactgaaattcaacatgagaCTGAAGTTTAAGGGAAAACATTGGCATTGTTACACACTCTGGCAACGACGCTCATCTGCTCAAATAGTTGTGTCAAAACTTGACGTCCATCTTGAAAACAAATACCAAGCGCGAGGTTGCCACTTTCTCAGAATAAACAAAGAATAATGATGATTTTAGCTGTTAGATGTTTTATTCCATGAGAAGTTTCGGTCTATTTAAACCCAATTCTTAATGCCAGAAATGAGGAGAGCAGTGCCACCTAGCAACCAATATGTAGTTCACTGATCCGAACCCTAAACCCTCTCAGCATTCGAAAAACATTCagatataaaaattacaaccGATTGGAAGTCACGGAGTTAGTTAATTTTCCGAATAGGAAACCAACATTACGATGAAGATCAGGCTGTGTGGAAGCACTATCACGAGCTACCTTCGTTCTGGGCTAAGCAATAATTAGCTGCGCCATGACCTATCACTAATCGTAAATTCCaaaatctcattaaaaaaatttttaaaatcgaaattttgttaatactCAATGAGAAACTAAAATTTGACGTATGTCAAAATTGTTACATTACCAACCAACATTTCTTTCTACTGAAGAAACTGAATGTCAAAACATTATATACTCGCGTCTTTGAAAACAAATACCGAGCACGCCGATGTCACCACATCTCTGAAATCATTTAACAGCAAAAGTTTTAATCATCAACGAATAAATGAACATTTACAATTCATCTCAATCTGGATTGCAGGATCCTTAAATGGAAACGAGGCGTATGAATTTACGTCGCCTCAAACCGACACCTAAtcattatcttccaataaaTTCGAATATctatcgaaattaaaaatatgtaagttCTTGTCCGTCTAAATTGCGCAAATCTGTCAAAGTGTGACGTTTTTTGAAAGAAACGCACAACCATCCGTCAAAAACTGGCATACTTCTACATACGTCAGAAGTTTTTTAAGATAAACGCTACAGCGTGAAGACGCTACCACATTACCAAAAtcgtaaaaacaaaaaatttcatcgctgaaatccaataaaaaaatgccattAATACATACTGAATTGACCTGCAGAGTCACCTACCGTCCGATAGCTCGTCAAAGTCGAACTCATTTTCAAGTGAAAAGTAGAACTCGATCTGTTCCAATGGAAGGTCGAACTTCCCGTCCAAAGACCCACCCTTTTTACCCTTTCCCACGCGATACGCCATAGATCCATTAATTCCATTAAGAAAGATGGGTTTGCGATTGGTCGAAACGCAGGTATggctataaatatttaacatggCAACGAGCGACAGTAACGTGAGATTTGCCACTCGGGTTCTCTTCTTTCACGTGCACTTGTAAACACGACCATAGTTAGCCTGCGAACGTGTATTTTCGATGTTAATAATATGAAGCTAATGaccatttcaatttatttttaaattttggtttatattttatttcatcatTCCATTTTCGTCAACTTTGGAGCTCTAATCCAGATtttcgttctttttttttttttcaaaataacatgCACCGTTATTGAAAATTCCCGTTTCCGAAAATGTCTCTTTCGACTGAAGTAACTTTTGTATAACGTCAAAATTGGTGATAAAAACTGCCCGCTACAcgttacatatacatatttaaaagaaaacgtGTCATTCAGTGAAAATCTCGACAGTTTTACAACCATCAACTATCCCAAGCGGGCTATTGGTTCTTCGATTCTTCAACCAATTCGAAGTTATCCATCAGCAAGACCAAAATATGGTCCTTCTAGCCAAAATTCAGACCAGAAGAAAAAGTCTATCAGAATACGGCAGGGTACTTCGTCAAACTATTCTGCAGTGTGACGCCCCATTAAACCGATTTAGTTGGGTGATATTGGTCAGTTCAACGTGTCTCTGGACGATTTCGTGTGATTGTGACATATGGAGCATTTTCATCTATGGTAGATTTTCTGGGTTGTCGTTCTATCTGTGTCATCATGATGACTTCTCCTTCAAGTCAACAATGTCAAATAGAAACATCTGATATTCGTTGTTGTCGCTTTACAGCTTGTGGATCAACCACTGTTCTCTTTCATGTCGAAAATAGAGTATTGGAAGACATCTTAATCCAGCATTAAatagttttcgttttttatgaGAAATATCGTATGGCAGCGAACATCTGGAGTTCTTGACCGAACAAGTCGTTGGTGAAAAACTACGCACAAAATACACCTAAAACCGACACAAAACGCAGAGTTCACCCTCTCTTCTCAGAACGCATAGAGCAAACAAGAATCTTTCCCGCaaaggacaaaaaaaatcacaaaaccaCCTAAAAAATCTCATATAATCCTTGACCAGTCCCAATAAAGAGAAATACACGAGTCCCCCGATTGGTGTTTCAAGACGCGTAGTGGactaaaaattttggaatttaatcTTGAGATTCTGGGAATAAGCCCTACTTGTTATGGAACCAATTTGAAGCAGATGGGAGAAATTCAGAAGAGCTTCAAAGAATTCAGATATCGAATAGAAAGATGTGCAGAAAATAGCGGACATTATATTGAACAAAGTAAAACGCTTcgtaaataagtttttttacgttatttaatttaataaatagggttttgaacaaaatcgaCAGATCTGGACGAAATTGGGCAttcattcataattttttgctcTGAACAAGTTTCCTTAGTAACGTTTTGCCGAATTATGAAGGCAAAAGGCACTTTACCTAAAAGGAAAATGGATTTTGCGTCACTGGCAAGTCctactttattttcaaaaactcaaaatatattttaaatttgtttcgtAACAAACACAGtttaatgccagaatttcgaaataaaattctaaaatttttactcCATTAACCTCTTATAATGTCAATCgggggacaccctgtataatgtaaGTGTTAAACACATACACAGTAAATTTACAACTTAAGTAAACTGAAATAAGTCTCATTTTCAATACAATTTCTATTAGACGCCGACGAATACCATTTAACGCCGGAATCTGGCGGGAGTCCCAATGGGGGCTTGCGCCTCagacgaatttaaaaatagttcgATGTAACGGTGCGACATGTGACTCTTGTCCTTGGACATGGCCTTGAGGGCATCCTCGTGCGTAGAGAAGCTTACGTCTGCTGTGCCGGAGGGGCGTCCAATGTGGTCAGTCAAAATATGGATAGAAGCCGGCTGTACAGGACTAAAGAACTGGAagtaatgttatttatttgtgtttgTCAATCCAAGTggttaaaaatctaaaattcgtTGCGCAAGGTAGAAATTTTTCCCCTACATACAAAAATGAACAGTGAGTGATTGAATTTGGTAGAGGTTAGAAATTCGGTAATGTCGCTTTAATGAGCATTTCTAACCTCGCTGATTTGTCAAGTTCCACCACCGTTACTGTCAAAGTGTCACTGccttaatatttatatagaGGAAAAATATAACCCACTTTCATAGCGAATAGAGAATGAGAGAGCATGTTGAAGTTTCTTCCGAATATTCCTACACGCCAGGCTGATGCGGAAAGAAAATGGGTTCTggcaaacaaaacaaaaagatgAGGTTACCTCCGATATGTCTTGTTGTGAGGCCCTGAAGGGCAGGCCCCTCATGTGGATGCAGTGATTTTGAACCCCGGAAGTGGAGTTCCATGTGTTATCCGGAGTGTTTCTTACTGGTGGTGCAGCTCCCCTTGCCTGGCCCCGGTTTTGTGATACCCAATAGTTATCTTAAGAAGAAACAATGCTACCAGATGGAAATCCGAAACTCCACTCCAATACCCTCATTTAGTAAGTACGCCGTAACGTGAAAATGTTCGCGGTGTGGGTCACGCTTTTGGACGCAAACAATCAAAATTCCCGTAAGTATTAACATTGATTCATCACAATGGTCTGATTGTGTTAGAATGGGTCTGAGTTATCCtacaattttacaattttctgtaCATTTTATCCACAATTAACGTCatgcaaaaatcaaattcacaTGCACTACCCAAAATTTGTGCTGATGGGGCGTTCTAAATGAGTGTATTATTGTTGTCTTTCATGGGTAATCATATTTCCTACTTAATTTCCCAAAAACCAAAATGCCTACCGCCAAGATTGGCTCctttgaaatttcgatttccTCTAGGAAGAAATCTGCCTCCTCCCGGTCCACCAAAACGGTCACCGCGGTCGTAGGGCCCCGGTCGATTACCGAAGGTCGTTGCAGGGCCCCTGGTGGGAGGTCCGTTACGTGGAGCGTAGCCTAAAGCTTCGCTTAATTCTGACAGGCTACTGCGGAATATTTCGATGTACCTGGGGTGAATAGGAAAACCATTAAGGTCAAAAAACCAGGatattttctagttttttaaataatttagaaatctgccgacaaacaaaaaaagtgcAAACAATAACCTTTGTATAAGTATTCAATGaggaccctgtataaaatcaACAGAGTTAGAGATCCCGGAAAACGTCGACTTATCTGTCATTGTgaattttccttttgaaaGTAGATGTGGTGTTGCCTATTTTTTCAATCAGGTTTGTGAGTAAACATGTGTATGAGCATAAACATGTTTATATAGGATTTGTTTGTATTAGTCAtcaataatcattttaaaaaactaaaactaaacctaatttccacaaattttattaaattgccaTATGTGTCAACGAAACTCCTCAGCACCCCTTACTAACATAGAAAGCAGGAAAAAAGACTCAACGCCTGACCTTTACCAGTGATGAAAGTGTGCAACTTTTCACTTTTCAGACGGTGGTGATGTCATCAAAGTAGACGCCCCCCCTGCACCCGAGGATGTCAGACACACCTCAATAAATAACAATGCCAATAACAATTGATGAAGATACTCGACAATAACGGCAAGGTTAATACCAAAGGCCATTTCGACCTATCGGACAGTGAcatcattataaaaaaaacttcaaccAATAGGTGCTTAAAAATGGGAACGTTCGTGACAGTGACAGCTGATGACAAAAGCATTAGCACCAACGCCTACATTAAATAATGACAATTTTGACAGGTAATTGAAACATTATAGAAACTTGACGTTACGACGAGAAATTTCaactggaattaaaaaaattgggttgCTCTTAGCGATGGGAAATATATATCGATAATTggcaattaaaaatgaaaagtctATTTAAAAGAGCGACTCTGTGTGACATTAACGATGAAAAAGTAACAGAATTGGAAAATGATTGATTTCGGCTGAGTCTTGAAATATACTAAGGAATTATCTTTAACGTTACGATACAATACATACAGTCTttcgaatataaaatattaagttatcttaaaaaatctcttgacCACGAGTCACAGGCAAATTATTTAGATCCATCTTAGCgaattttcctataatttggAAGGAAAACTTTCATTTCGTGACGGTTTCTGTTAATTGTGTTTTTGTCTGTGTAACTAATAAACCAAATTTAGCATTAACCAAAATGTCCCTTCGGGCTCGAACGCGCAAACATTTATAACTGAATCGTAAAACGCATTAAAACTATTAACAATTAAGGTTAAATAATACCTCAATGAGCGTGCCACGGGTGACCCCCCGCCCTCCATTCCCATCCCAGCCCTAAGTCTCGCAGACCTCAAGAGAGAAGCTTTGGCTGTTTAAGCATGATTTAGCCAAAATAATTCCACAAGAAAACAGGTCGAAAATGGCTAAAGTCGAATTTACGGGTGGAAACAATCATGCTTAACTCTAAGTTAAATACGTAAAAGATCTCTCCAGGCCTACGCCCTTACCCCACCTGTGTCCGATTTTTTCCCTGTGTTTCTCGAGAGCCCGTTCCGCCACTGCCCTGTTCGCAAACTGAACGTAGGCCTCCCCTGAGCTGCGCCCCGCGTAGTCGGTCAGCAGTGTTATACCGTTGGGCACTATCTCCAACCCTACCCAAAAAATACAACCAcccatttcaaattgaattattacCCCAATTAGTGCCATTAGACCGATATCGTTCACTAACAACCTTAGgtcgaattttattaattaaatttagtttaaatttagaaaaactcATTTATATTCCCGATTAGGATGGATTCTTTTTATAGCTGGTCCAATAAAGTTAACCGAACTAATTTGggagatttaaaaaacaccGCTATAACGCAAATATAGTATATCCTGTTTTAGAAAACTGGAGAAAAATAGACTTAACTTACCGGTGAAAAATTGCGCTATTTCTTCTTTTGAACATTCAAAAGGTAATCCGCGCAAGCGCACACACCCATCATCATTTCCACACGCAGCCCCTGATCTGTTGACTATCCAGTCCATCTCTGCACGTTTGACTTTAAATACTAAAGGTACacgaaaaatgtatccaaatgCGTCAcaccaaaatacaaataaaattgctgAGAATATAATACAGACCCTCAATATAACGGGAACCCATATGCTCCTTATCTCGGGTCTCCACTCTTTCCAAATCACTCATACTGTCAAGTTCTACGAATGCCTCCCCACTTGGACGTCCCTCCTTACTCAGAGTAAGGTGCACCTCCCTAATGCCCTCCCCACCCAAAAATTTAGCCACATCGTCTTCCGTTGCCGACCAGGGCAAGCCTCTCAGTTTTACTATATAATCCAGCTCCTCTTTTATGCCGTAAGGGATTTCCTCAGACATGCTATAAACCAAAATGTAAGTGGTTTTTATCTAAAACTCACatttttattgccaaaaaatcgagttttccTGCCCTTGTTGAGAAACTTTGTCCACagacaaaaaatttaacatataaaaactatttttgagaAGGGAGAGAAAGCTTGTTAATCCTTA
Encoded proteins:
- the LOC136350040 gene encoding heterogeneous nuclear ribonucleoprotein H-like, with amino-acid sequence MSEEIPYGIKEELDYIVKLRGLPWSATEDDVAKFLGGEGIREVHLTLSKEGRPSGEAFVELDSMSDLERVETRDKEHMGSRYIEVFKVKRAEMDWIVNRSGAACGNDDGCVRLRGLPFECSKEEIAQFFTGLEIVPNGITLLTDYAGRSSGEAYVQFANRAVAERALEKHREKIGHRYIEIFRSSLSELSEALGYAPRNGPPTRGPATTFGNRPGPYDRGDRFGGPGGGRFLPRGNRNFKGANLGDNYWVSQNRGQARGAAPPVRNTPDNTWNSTSGVQNHCIHMRGLPFRASQQDISEFFSPVQPASIHILTDHIGRPSGTADVSFSTHEDALKAMSKDKSHMSHRYIELFLNSSEAQAPIGTPARFRR